In Pelosinus sp. IPA-1, a single window of DNA contains:
- a CDS encoding sulfite exporter TauE/SafE family protein translates to MEKKIKAILIGLLGGLAGGLVGIGGGIIMVPLMLYYLGFSQHAANATSLAAIVPISVIGASIYGFYGNMELTLAGLFAIGGIAGAYLGSALMPHVKPKILQRMLAIVVIAASIRMGFDL, encoded by the coding sequence ATGGAAAAAAAGATTAAAGCTATACTGATTGGGCTTCTCGGTGGGTTGGCTGGCGGATTAGTAGGCATCGGCGGAGGAATTATCATGGTCCCTTTAATGCTCTATTATTTAGGCTTTTCTCAGCATGCCGCCAATGCCACTTCTTTAGCGGCTATTGTTCCTATCTCGGTCATAGGTGCTAGTATTTATGGCTTTTACGGGAATATGGAATTGACTCTAGCAGGTCTGTTCGCAATTGGTGGCATAGCGGGAGCATATTTAGGATCGGCGCTCATGCCCCACGTTAAACCAAAAATATTACAACGTATGCTGGCTATTGTGGTTATAGCGGCATCAATAAGGATGGGATTTGATTTATGA
- the sdhB gene encoding succinate dehydrogenase iron-sulfur subunit, with protein MAETKKKVHFIIERQDGPHSQPYTEEFEVDYRPALNVVASLMEIQKNPVTKDGKKTTAVVWECNCLEKVCGACMMVINGKAQQACAALIDHLEQPIRLSAARTFPVIRDLAIDRSVMFDSLKRIHGWVDVDGTWEVHNDAPRQNPKTATTAYEISRCMTCGCCMHACPNVNQGSEFIGPAPIAQAHLFNLHPIGEYQKEERLDALMEKGGLASCGNSQNCVKACPKEIKLTEYIAKLNRDTNKQALKSLFNK; from the coding sequence ATGGCAGAAACAAAGAAAAAAGTACATTTTATTATAGAAAGACAAGATGGTCCTCATTCCCAACCTTATACAGAAGAGTTTGAAGTTGACTATCGCCCTGCGCTTAATGTTGTTGCATCTCTTATGGAGATTCAAAAGAACCCTGTAACAAAAGACGGCAAAAAGACAACTGCTGTTGTTTGGGAATGTAATTGTCTGGAAAAAGTTTGTGGCGCTTGCATGATGGTCATCAACGGTAAAGCACAACAGGCATGTGCTGCTCTAATTGATCATCTAGAACAACCAATTCGTTTGAGTGCTGCTAGAACCTTCCCTGTTATCCGTGACCTTGCGATTGACCGTTCGGTAATGTTTGATAGTTTAAAACGTATACACGGATGGGTAGATGTAGATGGAACTTGGGAAGTCCATAATGATGCTCCGCGTCAGAATCCAAAAACTGCAACTACCGCTTATGAGATTTCTCGTTGCATGACTTGCGGTTGTTGCATGCATGCTTGTCCAAATGTAAATCAGGGCTCTGAGTTCATTGGGCCTGCTCCTATTGCACAAGCACACCTCTTTAATCTGCACCCAATTGGTGAATATCAGAAAGAAGAGCGCTTGGATGCATTGATGGAAAAAGGCGGCTTAGCAAGTTGCGGTAATAGCCAAAACTGCGTAAAAGCATGTCCGAAAGAGATTAAATTGACTGAGTATATCGCAAAACTGAATCGTGATACAAATAAGCAAGCACTGAAGAGCTTATTTAATAAATAA
- the sdhA gene encoding succinate dehydrogenase flavoprotein subunit: MKKKIIVVGGGLSGLMATLKICEAGGEVELFSYCPVKRSHSLCAQGGMNACMDTKGENDTIHEHFDDTVYGGDFLADQTAIKGMCEAAPKLIKMFDRMGVTFTRTPEGLLDLRNFGGQKNKRTLFSGSTTGQQLLYALDEQVRAWEVKGAVKKYEFWEFIKIIKNKENVCRGVVAQDMNSMAIKAFRADTVILATGGPGMVFGRCTASTICNGSAVSAVYQQGALIGNPEFIQIHPTAIPGSDKNRLMSEACRGEGGRVWVYKDGKPWYFLEEMYPAYGNLVPRDVASRAIYDVCVNQKLGINGENKVYLDLSHIPADYLERKLGGILEIYTEFVGDDPRKVPMQIYPSVHYSMGGIWVDTKHNTNIPGLMASGECDYQYHGANRLGANSLLSAAYSGTVSGPEAMRWAKEGEKGSELTDEDLAKAAKECQEEYDAILKMDGSENAHQLHHELGDLMNQYVTIERVNKDLDYCFDEVKKILKRWDNIRVDDKSNWANQEGMFARQLRNMIIYALVVTKAARMRDESRGAHYKREFPTRDDERFMKITVAEYDQATAEPKISYADFDHSLVKPRPRNYAVAKKE, from the coding sequence GTGAAAAAGAAAATTATAGTTGTTGGCGGCGGTTTATCCGGCCTCATGGCAACACTTAAAATTTGTGAAGCTGGCGGAGAAGTAGAATTATTCTCGTATTGCCCCGTAAAACGTTCTCATTCCCTTTGTGCACAAGGCGGTATGAATGCTTGTATGGATACAAAGGGTGAAAATGATACTATCCATGAACACTTTGATGATACTGTTTATGGTGGTGACTTCCTTGCTGACCAGACTGCAATAAAAGGCATGTGTGAAGCCGCTCCAAAATTAATTAAAATGTTCGATCGTATGGGCGTTACATTTACTCGTACACCAGAAGGTTTACTTGACCTTCGTAATTTTGGTGGTCAGAAAAATAAACGTACTTTGTTTTCTGGCTCCACAACAGGTCAGCAACTTCTTTATGCTCTTGACGAACAAGTTCGTGCATGGGAAGTAAAAGGTGCTGTTAAGAAATATGAATTCTGGGAATTCATTAAAATTATTAAAAATAAAGAAAACGTTTGCCGCGGTGTCGTAGCACAAGACATGAATTCTATGGCAATCAAAGCTTTCCGTGCTGATACGGTTATTCTTGCAACAGGCGGTCCTGGTATGGTATTCGGTAGATGTACTGCTTCGACAATCTGTAATGGCTCAGCAGTATCTGCTGTATATCAGCAAGGCGCTCTTATTGGTAACCCTGAATTTATTCAGATTCATCCAACAGCTATTCCTGGTTCCGATAAAAACCGTTTGATGTCTGAAGCTTGCCGTGGTGAAGGCGGACGAGTTTGGGTATATAAAGATGGTAAACCATGGTACTTCTTAGAAGAAATGTACCCTGCATATGGCAACCTTGTACCTCGTGACGTGGCATCTCGCGCTATCTACGATGTATGCGTAAATCAAAAACTTGGTATTAATGGTGAAAACAAAGTATATCTTGATCTTTCTCATATTCCAGCAGATTACCTTGAACGTAAATTAGGCGGTATTTTGGAAATTTATACGGAATTCGTTGGCGATGACCCACGTAAAGTTCCAATGCAAATTTATCCATCCGTTCATTATTCCATGGGCGGTATCTGGGTAGATACAAAACATAACACAAACATTCCTGGTCTTATGGCATCTGGTGAATGTGATTATCAATATCACGGTGCAAACCGTCTTGGTGCAAACTCACTTCTTTCTGCTGCTTATTCTGGTACTGTTTCCGGTCCGGAAGCTATGCGCTGGGCTAAAGAAGGAGAAAAAGGCTCAGAACTTACTGATGAAGATTTAGCAAAAGCAGCAAAAGAGTGCCAAGAAGAATATGATGCTATCTTAAAAATGGATGGATCAGAAAATGCGCATCAGCTTCACCATGAACTTGGTGATTTAATGAACCAATACGTTACCATTGAACGTGTGAACAAAGACCTTGATTATTGTTTCGATGAAGTAAAGAAAATTCTTAAACGTTGGGACAATATCCGTGTAGACGATAAATCAAACTGGGCGAACCAAGAAGGTATGTTCGCAAGACAGCTTCGTAATATGATTATTTACGCTTTAGTTGTAACCAAAGCAGCACGTATGCGTGATGAAAGCCGTGGTGCTCACTACAAACGCGAATTTCCAACCCGTGATGACGAACGCTTTATGAAAATCACAGTCGCTGAGTATGACCAGGCAACAGCAGAGCCTAAGATCAGTTATGCTGATTTTGATCATTCATTAGTTAAACCCCGTCCTCGTAACTATGCTGTTGCTAAGAAAGAGTAA
- the nadE gene encoding NAD(+) synthase translates to MNNSIKLQLDCEKETIKIIDFIKNCVHSKFKKSGAVVGVSGGIDSAVTLSLCIKALGKENVIAVSLPEKQSSKDSLVFARRVTDSLGCELVVKDITNALESFEVYSAANNIVKKYFMDFNDSYSFKIVLPQNLLEKDQINFYSLIVQNKNGEEVFKGRLSLQDYNSIKAATSIKLRTRMIYLYQFAEKHNKLVAGTTNRSEYELGNFCKHGDGGVDFEVISHLYKTQVYQLARHLAIPDEIIARTPSPDVFSAFVSDDEFFFSLPFNILDEALYAYTNEISSNNAANLLNLEEEKVKRLYKDFLIKQRNTYYLKELPPSISLQKASCNYAGL, encoded by the coding sequence ATGAATAATAGTATAAAATTGCAACTTGATTGCGAGAAAGAGACAATAAAGATTATCGATTTTATTAAGAATTGTGTTCATAGCAAGTTTAAAAAAAGTGGCGCAGTTGTGGGTGTTAGTGGGGGTATCGATTCTGCTGTAACATTATCACTCTGTATAAAAGCTTTAGGTAAGGAAAATGTTATAGCAGTATCCTTACCGGAAAAACAATCTAGTAAAGATTCATTGGTTTTTGCTCGACGGGTAACAGATTCTCTTGGATGCGAGTTAGTAGTAAAAGATATTACTAATGCATTAGAATCTTTTGAGGTTTATAGTGCAGCGAATAATATAGTAAAAAAGTACTTTATGGATTTCAATGATTCTTATTCGTTTAAAATTGTTTTGCCACAAAATTTATTAGAAAAAGATCAAATAAATTTTTATTCATTAATTGTTCAAAATAAAAATGGTGAAGAGGTTTTTAAAGGACGACTAAGCTTACAAGATTATAATTCCATAAAAGCAGCGACTAGCATTAAGTTGCGTACTAGGATGATTTATTTGTATCAGTTTGCAGAAAAACATAATAAACTCGTTGCAGGTACAACTAATAGATCAGAATATGAACTGGGGAATTTTTGTAAGCATGGTGATGGCGGGGTTGATTTTGAAGTAATATCTCATCTATATAAAACCCAAGTTTATCAATTAGCACGGCATCTTGCAATTCCAGATGAGATTATTGCCCGTACTCCTTCACCAGATGTATTTAGCGCTTTTGTTAGTGACGATGAGTTTTTCTTTTCATTGCCATTTAATATATTGGATGAAGCCTTGTATGCTTATACAAATGAGATATCTAGTAATAATGCCGCTAATCTTCTAAACTTAGAGGAAGAAAAAGTGAAAAGGTTATACAAAGATTTTTTAATAAAGCAAAGAAATACATATTACTTAAAAGAATTACCTCCGTCGATATCTTTACAGAAAGCGAGTTGTAATTATGCAGGTTTGTAA
- a CDS encoding gamma carbonic anhydrase family protein, whose translation MDKTNLLLYKNIFPQVDNEAFIAKGAYIIGDVIIEANSGIWFNSVVRGDMSHIRIGKYSNIQDNSTIHTLQDQPTVIGDYVTVGHNAILHSCRVGDNCIIGMGSIILSYSEIGENCIIGAGTVISERRKIPPNSVVMGSPSKILRTVTEKDIEVIHHLAVMYSEKAQSYLLNL comes from the coding sequence ATGGATAAAACTAATTTGTTGCTTTACAAAAACATATTTCCTCAAGTGGATAATGAGGCTTTTATAGCTAAGGGCGCATATATTATTGGGGATGTAATTATTGAGGCTAACTCTGGTATATGGTTTAATAGTGTTGTTCGAGGTGATATGAGCCATATTCGTATTGGAAAGTATTCAAATATACAGGATAATTCGACCATTCATACTCTGCAAGATCAACCTACTGTTATAGGTGATTATGTTACTGTGGGGCACAACGCTATATTGCATAGTTGCCGGGTTGGGGATAATTGTATTATTGGTATGGGGTCGATAATTTTAAGTTATAGCGAGATTGGTGAGAATTGCATAATTGGTGCTGGGACCGTTATTAGCGAACGAAGAAAAATTCCACCCAATTCAGTGGTAATGGGATCGCCGAGTAAGATTTTACGTACGGTGACAGAGAAAGACATTGAAGTAATTCACCACTTGGCCGTTATGTATAGTGAAAAGGCTCAATCCTACCTTTTAAATTTGTAA
- a CDS encoding class I adenylate-forming enzyme family protein: MLIHDILYKSAHLYGDNVFIKSDHRVLTFLDLENKSYNVSRYLSEFPPQSVIGIMLKNSIEYIICYFAIIRAGHIAVPVNPELKGQMLEHILKDCSFSLLFTDSKSRTNLNDIHPKSKIVVVDCTFSNETGDYVEDDDCISFKEALVNHGYSRDYLQSNKINEEDTILILYTSGTMGKAKGVCLTHKNLLSNMEAINERIGINSSDNMLVIIPFYYSYGNSLILSHLDKGATLTLNHNSLFPNLILDNLEKCNSLAGVASNFVMLLKRSNIGKRNLTALRYVTFAGEPISDWIIEELMRLFPGLKVFIMYGQTEATARLTILKSEELETKKGAVGRPIKDVIIEIVGNKGELLPPGQLGDIVASGPNIMRGYWNDSTETSHKLKGGNKLITGDYGWLDEAGYLYVQGRKDDMIKVGGEKVFPLEIERIIMQNPQVLEVAVIGYCKDHSGSEALSDYIGNEIVACIVKKDEIDKKSIIKYCLQQLPMHKIPKVICFVDELPKTSSGKLQRSILKDMYHRGVIA; encoded by the coding sequence ATGTTGATACATGATATTTTATATAAAAGTGCTCATTTATACGGCGACAATGTTTTTATAAAAAGCGATCATAGGGTACTTACTTTTTTAGATTTGGAAAACAAATCGTATAATGTATCAAGATATTTATCCGAGTTTCCTCCCCAAAGTGTTATTGGAATAATGTTGAAAAATTCTATTGAATATATTATCTGTTATTTCGCAATAATACGCGCTGGTCATATTGCAGTTCCTGTTAATCCAGAATTAAAGGGACAAATGCTTGAACACATTCTTAAAGATTGCAGTTTCAGTCTGTTATTTACTGATAGTAAAAGTAGAACAAATTTAAACGATATTCATCCAAAGTCAAAAATCGTAGTAGTGGATTGCACATTTAGTAATGAAACAGGTGATTACGTTGAGGATGATGATTGTATTTCATTTAAAGAGGCATTAGTCAACCACGGTTATAGTCGGGATTACCTTCAAAGTAATAAGATAAATGAAGAAGACACAATATTAATTTTATATACATCTGGGACGATGGGGAAAGCAAAGGGAGTGTGTTTAACTCATAAGAATCTACTGTCGAACATGGAAGCGATAAATGAAAGGATTGGTATAAATAGCAGCGATAACATGTTAGTCATTATTCCATTTTATTATTCTTATGGAAATTCGCTTATTTTGAGTCATTTGGATAAAGGAGCAACATTGACACTAAATCACAACTCTTTGTTCCCTAATCTAATTTTGGATAATTTGGAGAAGTGCAATAGCCTGGCTGGCGTGGCTTCTAACTTCGTTATGCTTTTAAAACGATCAAATATAGGTAAACGTAATTTGACGGCATTACGTTATGTGACGTTTGCTGGTGAACCCATCTCAGATTGGATTATAGAAGAGTTGATGAGATTATTTCCCGGACTTAAAGTGTTTATAATGTATGGGCAGACAGAAGCAACGGCAAGACTAACAATTCTAAAATCTGAAGAATTAGAAACAAAAAAAGGTGCTGTTGGTAGGCCGATTAAAGATGTTATTATTGAAATTGTCGGGAATAAAGGGGAATTGTTGCCGCCTGGACAGTTGGGAGATATTGTTGCATCAGGTCCGAATATAATGAGAGGATACTGGAACGATTCTACTGAAACCAGCCACAAATTAAAAGGTGGGAATAAGCTTATAACAGGAGATTATGGATGGCTTGATGAGGCAGGTTATCTATATGTGCAAGGAAGAAAAGATGACATGATAAAAGTTGGGGGAGAAAAGGTCTTTCCTTTAGAAATTGAGAGAATAATTATGCAAAATCCTCAAGTATTGGAAGTTGCGGTTATAGGTTATTGTAAAGATCATTCAGGTAGCGAGGCATTGAGCGATTATATAGGTAATGAAATAGTAGCATGTATTGTGAAAAAGGATGAAATAGATAAAAAAAGCATAATAAAGTATTGTCTACAGCAGCTGCCTATGCATAAAATCCCCAAGGTTATATGTTTTGTTGATGAATTGCCAAAAACATCAAGTGGAAAACTCCAAAGAAGTATTTTAAAAGATATGTATCACCGTGGGGTGATAGCTTAA
- a CDS encoding FadR/GntR family transcriptional regulator, with protein MNLPIGLKIVKRKRLVDEVIKQLQQQISLGLYPIGSKIPPESELVTLLGVSRTTLREAIRVLSNTGLLDVRQGDGTYVLARCRDVEPFEQRLRRASLLEIYEVRQLLEMEIAKRAATLRTEEHLNVMRESLRKRIDSQKAGNIREYVESDIAFHNAIASASGNSILSDLYLAFSNVVSDALTKLVQDTVPLDYENILKSHQQLLKAIEDRDEEEAKKWAVAHLNKIISRLI; from the coding sequence ATGAATCTACCAATAGGATTAAAAATAGTTAAACGTAAACGGTTGGTTGATGAAGTTATAAAACAACTTCAACAGCAAATTTCTTTGGGACTTTATCCAATCGGAAGTAAAATCCCGCCGGAATCAGAACTTGTAACTCTCTTAGGAGTTAGTCGCACCACACTACGTGAGGCTATTCGAGTGTTATCCAATACAGGACTCCTTGACGTGAGACAAGGAGACGGAACATATGTTCTTGCGCGTTGCAGGGATGTTGAGCCCTTTGAACAACGTCTTCGAAGAGCTAGTCTATTAGAAATATATGAAGTTCGCCAATTACTAGAAATGGAGATAGCTAAACGCGCAGCTACGCTGCGAACAGAGGAACACTTAAACGTAATGCGTGAAAGCTTGAGGAAAAGAATAGATTCTCAAAAAGCAGGAAACATTCGCGAGTATGTGGAAAGTGATATTGCTTTTCATAATGCAATTGCAAGTGCAAGTGGAAATAGTATTTTATCTGATTTATATCTTGCTTTTTCTAATGTAGTCAGTGACGCTTTAACTAAACTTGTCCAAGACACGGTCCCTTTAGATTATGAAAATATACTTAAAAGTCATCAACAACTTTTAAAAGCTATTGAAGACAGAGATGAAGAAGAAGCTAAAAAATGGGCAGTCGCGCATTTGAACAAAATTATAAGTCGCTTAATTTAA
- a CDS encoding succinate dehydrogenase: protein MNNLDFWIRRIHSLSGVVAIGAFLLEHIFTVSTVIGGPANFDKSVAALASMPFLVPIEIIAIGLPIAFHGILGVVYALKAKNNPTQYGYWNNWMFYLQRITAYIAFVFIIWHVWTLRIVGKAMGGHLIGYDFMHKVLSDPLTFALYVIGLLSSIFHFTNGLWGFSITWGIVAGPRGQRIVSIATMALFVLISSVGLTALTHFVK from the coding sequence ATGAACAATTTAGATTTTTGGATCCGTCGTATTCATTCTCTTTCAGGTGTTGTCGCAATCGGTGCATTTTTATTGGAGCATATATTTACTGTTTCAACAGTAATTGGGGGGCCAGCTAACTTTGATAAGTCAGTAGCGGCACTTGCCTCTATGCCGTTTTTGGTTCCAATTGAAATTATCGCTATCGGCTTACCTATCGCATTCCACGGTATACTAGGTGTGGTATATGCTTTAAAAGCGAAAAATAATCCTACTCAGTATGGGTATTGGAACAACTGGATGTTCTACTTACAACGTATAACTGCTTATATTGCCTTTGTTTTTATTATCTGGCATGTATGGACTTTACGTATTGTCGGTAAGGCAATGGGTGGTCATCTGATTGGCTACGACTTTATGCATAAAGTATTGTCTGATCCTCTAACTTTTGCTTTATATGTAATTGGACTATTATCTTCCATTTTCCATTTTACCAATGGTTTATGGGGTTTCTCAATTACTTGGGGCATTGTTGCAGGACCGCGTGGACAACGTATCGTAAGCATTGCAACTATGGCATTATTTGTACTCATTTCAAGTGTAGGGCTTACTGCTCTTACGCACTTTGTGAAATAA
- a CDS encoding sulfite exporter TauE/SafE family protein, whose translation MMIILAILTGMITGIISGMLGIGGGAIMVVIAIALLNVSQHVAQAAALTAIIPTALTGVYKHHRNGLINWQIGLYMSIGGVIGGLVGSYGANIMDEVVLRKVFSIFFALIGIKLLVSSYKKDTKEKAHSSSSDNYNTNSQNSR comes from the coding sequence ATGATGATAATATTAGCTATCTTGACAGGTATGATTACTGGTATAATTAGTGGTATGCTGGGGATTGGCGGTGGGGCAATCATGGTTGTTATCGCCATTGCTCTTCTCAACGTTTCTCAACACGTAGCACAAGCTGCAGCTTTAACAGCTATCATTCCAACCGCATTAACAGGAGTTTACAAACACCATCGCAATGGTCTGATAAATTGGCAGATAGGACTTTATATGTCCATAGGCGGTGTCATAGGAGGCTTAGTGGGTTCTTATGGGGCCAATATAATGGATGAAGTAGTATTACGTAAAGTATTCAGCATTTTTTTTGCATTAATAGGCATCAAACTTTTAGTATCTTCCTATAAAAAAGATACTAAAGAAAAAGCACATTCTTCTAGCAGTGATAATTATAATACGAATTCCCAAAATTCTAGATAA